The region TGCTGCGTCTTTTGTCGTAAGAATAACCTCTTATGGTAATTATAATATATACAGAGAAGGGCACGGGTTTTACTATGAAAAGCTTGATTCAAGAAAAATGGAATGAAATTTTGGAGTTTTTAAAAATCGAATATAATGTTACAGAGGTTTCCTATAAAACTTGGCTTCTTCCTCTCAAAGTATATGATGTTAAGGATAATGTAATTAAGCTTTCTGTAGATGATACAAAAATCGGTGCGAATAGCCTGGATTTTATTAAGAATAAATACAGTCAATTTTTAAAAACTGCTATTGCAGAAGTGATTAATCAAGATTTTGAAATTGAATTTGTGCTTCTTAGTCAAACGAAAGCGGAAGAGAAAGTGCAAACGCAAGCTCCGAATAAAATAAAAAATGAAAGCTTATCTTACTTAAATCCTCGTTACACGTTTGACACATTTGTCGTTGGTGCGAATAACAATCTGGCTCATGCAGCATCTTTGGCTGTTGCAGAATCGCCGGCAGAAATTTATAATCCACTATTTATTTATGGTGGCGTAGGTCTTGGGAAAACTCACTTAATGCATTCCATTGCTCACTATATACTAGAGCAAAATCCGAATTCCAAAGTACTCTATGTAACGAGTGAAAAATTTACGAATGAGCTAATTGAATCCATTCGTAATGCAGATACTACTCCAACGGAATTTCGTGAAAAATATCGTAACATTGATGTTTTATTAATCGATGATATTCAATTTATTATTGGAAAAGAAAGAACTCAAG is a window of Lachnoclostridium phytofermentans ISDg DNA encoding:
- the dnaA gene encoding chromosomal replication initiator protein DnaA, whose translation is MKSLIQEKWNEILEFLKIEYNVTEVSYKTWLLPLKVYDVKDNVIKLSVDDTKIGANSLDFIKNKYSQFLKTAIAEVINQDFEIEFVLLSQTKAEEKVQTQAPNKIKNESLSYLNPRYTFDTFVVGANNNLAHAASLAVAESPAEIYNPLFIYGGVGLGKTHLMHSIAHYILEQNPNSKVLYVTSEKFTNELIESIRNADTTPTEFREKYRNIDVLLIDDIQFIIGKERTQEEFFHTFNTLHESKKQIIISSDKPPKDILTLEERLRSRFEWGLTVDIQSPDYETRMAILKKKEELDCLTIDDEVMKYIASNIKSNIRELEGALTKIVALSRLKKKEVDVILAEEALKDLISPDNKKTVTLDLIIEVVSEHFTTSTSEIYSDNRSRNIAYPRQIAMYLCRKLTSLSLTDIGKMMGNRDHSTVLHGCNKVEKDIKKDPSFQNTIDVLIKKINPTP